A window from Pseudomonas sp. Tri1 encodes these proteins:
- a CDS encoding ABC transporter ATP-binding protein, whose translation MTHTAATHLLELEHISLSFKGVKAVTDISFRVASGEICALIGPNGAGKSSLLNVISGVYQAQDGRIRFDRQDRRRMRAHDVAVRGIARTFQNIALFKGMSVLDNVLTGRNLKRRSSWFEQALRIGRARAEDDIQREAAERVIEFLHLQPWRDALVGKLPYGLQKRVELARAMAAEPRLLLLDEPMAGMNAEEKQQMSRFIVDINRELGTTVVLIEHDIGVVMDISDHVVVLDYGRKIGDGSPEEVRQNPEVIAAYLGTRH comes from the coding sequence ATGACACACACGGCCGCCACGCATTTGCTGGAGCTGGAGCATATTTCACTGTCATTCAAAGGCGTCAAGGCGGTTACCGACATCAGCTTTCGGGTTGCCAGCGGTGAGATCTGCGCCTTGATCGGCCCCAACGGTGCCGGCAAGAGTTCGCTGTTGAATGTCATCAGCGGTGTGTACCAGGCCCAGGACGGGCGCATCCGTTTTGACCGGCAAGATCGGCGCCGGATGCGCGCCCACGATGTGGCGGTGCGCGGCATCGCCCGGACGTTCCAGAACATCGCCTTGTTCAAGGGCATGAGCGTGCTCGACAACGTGCTCACCGGACGCAACCTCAAGCGTCGCAGCAGCTGGTTTGAACAGGCCCTGCGCATCGGTCGGGCCCGGGCCGAGGATGACATCCAGCGCGAAGCGGCGGAGCGGGTCATCGAGTTCCTGCACTTGCAGCCCTGGCGCGACGCTTTGGTCGGCAAGTTGCCCTATGGCCTGCAGAAGCGGGTGGAGTTGGCCCGGGCCATGGCGGCAGAGCCTCGGCTGTTGCTGCTGGACGAGCCCATGGCCGGGATGAATGCCGAGGAGAAGCAGCAGATGAGCCGCTTCATCGTCGACATCAATCGAGAGCTGGGCACCACTGTGGTGTTGATCGAGCACGATATCGGTGTGGTCATGGACATCAGCGACCACGTGGTGGTGCTCGATTACGGCCGCAAGATCGGCGATGGATCGCCTGAAGAGGTACGACAGAACCCCGAGGTCATTGCGGCCTATCTGGGCACGCGCCACTAA
- a CDS encoding branched-chain amino acid ABC transporter permease — translation MEFFFEVLIGGLLAGVMYALVAIGFVLIYKASGVFNFAQGAMVLFSALTFVSLLERGVPFWLAFVISLVAMLLIAVAVERVVLRPLVNRSPITLFMATLGLSYVIEGFAQALWGAQVHGLELGISDEPLELGGMLLSQFDIFAALTAAALVLLLSWLFNKTRLGLALRAVADDPLAALAVGIRLQRVWVVVWAVAGFVGLVAGLLWGARLGVQFSLSLVVLKALPVLIIGGFTSISGAIVGGLIIGASEKLAEVYLGPFIGSGIENWFPYVLALLFLLVRPAGLFGERAIERV, via the coding sequence ATGGAATTTTTCTTTGAAGTATTGATTGGCGGACTGTTGGCGGGGGTGATGTACGCCCTCGTGGCGATCGGTTTTGTCCTGATCTACAAGGCCTCCGGCGTGTTCAATTTCGCCCAGGGTGCGATGGTGCTGTTCTCGGCACTGACCTTCGTCAGCCTGCTGGAGCGCGGTGTGCCGTTCTGGCTGGCGTTTGTCATCAGCCTGGTGGCCATGCTGCTGATCGCGGTGGCGGTGGAGCGCGTGGTGCTGCGGCCGTTGGTCAACCGCTCACCGATCACCCTGTTCATGGCCACCCTCGGGCTTTCCTACGTCATCGAAGGTTTCGCCCAGGCGCTGTGGGGCGCCCAGGTGCACGGCCTGGAGCTGGGCATCAGTGATGAACCGCTGGAGCTGGGTGGGATGTTGTTGTCGCAGTTCGACATTTTTGCCGCGCTGACGGCTGCTGCGTTGGTGCTGCTGTTGTCCTGGCTGTTCAACAAGACCCGGCTGGGGCTGGCGTTGCGCGCGGTGGCCGATGACCCATTGGCGGCGTTGGCCGTGGGCATCCGCTTGCAGCGGGTCTGGGTGGTGGTGTGGGCGGTGGCGGGGTTTGTCGGGCTGGTCGCCGGCTTGCTCTGGGGCGCTCGCCTGGGTGTGCAGTTCTCGCTCTCGCTGGTGGTGCTCAAGGCCCTGCCGGTGTTGATCATCGGCGGTTTTACCTCCATCAGCGGGGCGATTGTCGGTGGGTTGATCATTGGCGCTTCAGAGAAGCTTGCAGAGGTTTACCTCGGGCCCTTTATCGGCAGTGGTATCGAGAACTGGTTTCCCTATGTGCTGGCGCTGCTGTTCTTGCTGGTGCGTCCGGCGGGGCTGTTCGGCGAGCGGGCCATCGAACGAGTCTAG